The following coding sequences are from one Paenibacillus stellifer window:
- a CDS encoding Chromate resistance protein ChrB — protein sequence MKQWVLLIYKIPSKPTSSRVYIWRKLKRLGAVLWHDAVWILPATPKTMEHLQWLAAEIMELKGEAQVWKADTLLFGQEESLIHQFKEQADETYKGILEELSKPGADFAVLSRMYQHAVQQDFFQSEAGKQVRELLLQVRGG from the coding sequence ATGAAGCAATGGGTGCTGCTAATTTATAAGATTCCGTCAAAACCTACATCCAGCCGTGTGTATATATGGCGAAAGTTAAAACGATTGGGCGCTGTTTTATGGCATGATGCTGTCTGGATTCTTCCAGCAACCCCTAAGACAATGGAACATCTTCAATGGCTTGCGGCGGAAATCATGGAGCTAAAAGGCGAAGCCCAAGTTTGGAAGGCCGATACTCTCTTATTTGGACAAGAAGAATCACTGATCCATCAGTTTAAAGAGCAAGCGGATGAAACTTACAAGGGTATTTTAGAGGAATTATCAAAGCCGGGAGCGGATTTTGCCGTTTTATCGCGAATGTATCAGCACGCAGTACAACAAGATTTTTTTCAATCCGAGGCAGGCAAGCAGGTTCGTGAATTACTACTGCAGGTACGAGGTGGTTAA
- a CDS encoding PcfB family protein yields MSSGTEAADQVVSMSLRGIEVMAKISGEGAKHLAVYLFAALQGQKRTRGRIRLESLLRSGKELKVFAVRNEDLPTFCKEAKRYGVLYCALRDKKNVDGLCDVMVRAEDASKINRIVERFKLATVDTASIKQEIVKSRSEKQSDESKGAVQELEQVLAGPEGGTSESPASNEGAVNEDFLDELLGKPEPPEGVPPVNEQQGTDHPAVEEREAERTEPDRPLPLPPTQEERTTEQSSPSAPTSGRSAAYEKVTINPEKPKEKVSVRQLLREIREENRAAETRRRQREQEPPLPKRRDRGKAASSSKASVPTTGSRKRGKSK; encoded by the coding sequence ATGAGCAGCGGAACCGAGGCGGCCGATCAGGTCGTCAGCATGAGTCTCCGTGGCATTGAAGTCATGGCGAAAATTTCCGGCGAAGGCGCGAAGCATCTGGCCGTTTATTTGTTCGCCGCCCTGCAAGGGCAAAAGCGAACAAGAGGCCGCATTCGTCTGGAAAGCTTGCTGCGCAGCGGCAAGGAACTGAAGGTGTTTGCAGTACGAAATGAAGACTTGCCGACTTTTTGCAAAGAAGCTAAGCGGTATGGTGTCCTCTATTGCGCGCTGCGTGACAAGAAAAATGTGGACGGGCTGTGCGACGTAATGGTGCGGGCCGAGGATGCGTCCAAGATCAACCGGATCGTTGAGCGCTTCAAGCTGGCGACCGTAGATACGGCCAGTATCAAGCAGGAGATTGTGAAGTCCCGCAGCGAGAAGCAGTCGGACGAGAGTAAAGGGGCGGTGCAAGAGCTGGAGCAAGTCTTGGCAGGGCCCGAGGGTGGGACCAGCGAATCTCCGGCATCAAACGAGGGGGCAGTGAACGAAGATTTTTTGGACGAACTGCTGGGAAAGCCCGAACCGCCGGAGGGGGTTCCTCCGGTAAACGAGCAGCAGGGAACCGATCATCCGGCGGTCGAGGAGCGGGAGGCCGAGCGAACGGAACCGGATCGTCCGCTTCCCCTCCCGCCGACACAGGAGGAGAGGACAACGGAACAGTCCTCTCCGTCCGCGCCTACCTCCGGGCGCAGCGCGGCATACGAAAAGGTTACGATTAACCCCGAAAAGCCAAAGGAAAAAGTGTCCGTCCGCCAATTGCTGCGTGAAATTCGGGAGGAAAACCGGGCAGCAGAGACAAGACGGCGGCAACGGGAGCAGGAGCCGCCGTTGCCTAAGCGCAGAGATCGCGGGAAGGCGGCGTCCAGCAGTAAAGCGTCCGTCCCGACGACAGGGAGTCGAAAGCGAGGGAAATCGAAATGA
- a CDS encoding VirD4-like conjugal transfer protein, CD1115 family: MVFYIPVVWAALLAAPALSKGLPVLLLYLSEAIYHPFQIQWADDTPRSLLLFTLIYAVSVGIYLASPRNYRRREEHGSARWGKARQIHSKYRSKQPEQNKILTQQVRIGLDGRKHRRNLNVLVVGGSGSGKTRFYAKPNVMQAHTSFVVLDPKGEILRDTGHLLKSKGYDIKVLDLINPHRSHGYNPFAYLQDDKDVLKLVTNLIRNTTPKGSNTNDPFWERSETALLEALVLYLLYEAPPEEQNFPMVMEMIAAAEVREEDETYQSPLDELFERLAMRDPEHLAVKQYNIFKLAAGKTAKSILIGLGVRLEKFNLHSIAGMSMFDEMELPVMGERKTAMFAVIPDNDSSFNFIVGMLYTQLFQCLMYEADYRHGGRLPIHVHFVMDEFANVALPDEFDKLLSTMRSREISVSIILQNLAQLKALYKDAWESIVGNCDEFLYLGGNEQSTHKYVSELLGKETIDTNTYGQSKGRSGSYSINYQQSGRELLTPDEVRLLDNRYALLFIRGERPVQDDKYDLLRHPHVSLTTDGNGLPYQHGGTEQALDWRSVFLHENGDYELLSEEEVEALFLRGE; encoded by the coding sequence GTGGTTTTTTATATTCCGGTCGTATGGGCGGCGCTGCTTGCCGCTCCTGCTTTGTCCAAGGGATTACCCGTACTTCTGCTGTATCTCAGCGAAGCGATCTATCATCCCTTTCAGATTCAATGGGCCGATGATACGCCACGAAGCTTGTTGCTGTTTACGCTCATTTACGCCGTTTCGGTCGGCATCTATTTGGCGTCGCCGCGCAACTATCGGCGGCGCGAAGAGCACGGCAGCGCGCGATGGGGCAAAGCCAGACAGATTCATTCAAAATACCGAAGCAAACAGCCGGAGCAAAACAAAATATTGACACAGCAGGTTCGCATCGGCTTGGACGGCCGCAAGCACCGCCGAAACCTGAACGTTCTCGTCGTGGGCGGCTCCGGGTCCGGCAAAACGCGGTTTTACGCCAAGCCGAACGTGATGCAGGCGCATACGTCCTTTGTCGTGCTCGATCCCAAGGGCGAGATTTTGCGCGATACCGGGCATCTGCTCAAGTCCAAAGGCTACGATATCAAGGTGCTGGACCTAATCAATCCGCACCGTTCGCATGGCTACAATCCCTTTGCCTATTTGCAAGACGACAAGGACGTTCTCAAACTGGTCACCAATCTAATTCGCAATACGACACCGAAGGGCAGTAATACAAACGACCCCTTTTGGGAGCGTTCCGAGACAGCTTTGCTGGAAGCGCTTGTGCTGTACCTTCTATATGAAGCGCCGCCCGAGGAGCAAAATTTCCCAATGGTCATGGAAATGATTGCTGCTGCGGAGGTGCGGGAGGAGGACGAAACGTACCAAAGCCCGCTCGACGAGTTGTTTGAAAGGCTGGCCATGCGCGACCCGGAGCATTTGGCCGTCAAGCAGTACAACATTTTCAAGCTGGCGGCGGGCAAGACGGCCAAGTCCATTTTAATTGGCCTCGGCGTTCGGTTGGAGAAGTTCAACTTGCATTCGATTGCGGGGATGAGCATGTTCGACGAAATGGAACTGCCTGTTATGGGTGAGAGGAAGACAGCGATGTTTGCCGTCATTCCCGATAACGACAGTAGTTTCAACTTCATTGTCGGCATGCTGTATACGCAGCTTTTTCAATGCCTGATGTACGAGGCGGACTATCGGCATGGCGGACGTCTCCCGATTCATGTTCACTTTGTCATGGACGAGTTCGCCAATGTGGCGCTTCCCGACGAATTTGATAAGCTGCTCTCCACGATGCGCAGCCGGGAAATTTCCGTCTCCATCATTTTGCAAAATTTAGCGCAGCTCAAGGCGCTGTACAAGGACGCATGGGAATCGATTGTGGGCAACTGCGATGAATTTTTGTACTTGGGCGGCAACGAACAGTCCACCCACAAATACGTCTCCGAGTTGCTCGGCAAGGAAACGATTGACACCAATACCTACGGCCAGAGCAAGGGGCGAAGCGGCAGTTATTCGATCAATTACCAGCAGTCAGGCCGTGAATTGCTCACGCCTGATGAGGTGAGGTTGCTGGATAACCGCTATGCCCTGCTCTTTATCCGTGGCGAACGTCCAGTCCAGGACGACAAATATGATTTGCTAAGGCATCCCCACGTCTCGCTCACGACAGATGGCAACGGTCTTCCCTACCAGCATGGCGGAACGGAACAGGCTCTGGATTGGCGATCCGTGTTCCTCCATGAAAACGGGGATTACGAGCTTCTGTCGGAAGAAGAAGTGGAGGCGCTATTTTTACGAGGGGAATGA
- a CDS encoding chromate resistance protein ChrB domain-containing protein, with translation MKWVTWENVGVDRMACAWLIRRFIDENAQFLFVPAGSDQLPQDAEGFDIPGTPYSHYRGHCSFHTLLHSFGLKDPVLHRLSRIVDEADTLQEIMLEPIAAGLDAICQGLRMTSDNDHEALEKGYMICEALYVQLAVEDLPAPGRSRV, from the coding sequence ATGAAATGGGTAACATGGGAAAATGTTGGTGTCGACCGTATGGCCTGCGCTTGGCTGATCAGGCGGTTTATTGATGAAAATGCTCAATTTCTCTTCGTTCCTGCGGGTTCCGACCAACTTCCGCAAGATGCTGAAGGGTTTGATATTCCCGGCACCCCATACAGTCATTACCGTGGCCATTGCAGCTTTCATACGTTGCTGCATTCGTTTGGTTTGAAAGATCCGGTCTTGCACCGACTCTCCCGAATTGTCGACGAAGCAGATACACTCCAAGAGATCATGCTAGAGCCGATTGCTGCCGGATTAGATGCAATATGCCAGGGATTAAGGATGACAAGTGACAATGATCATGAGGCGTTAGAGAAAGGATATATGATCTGCGAGGCCCTCTATGTACAACTGGCTGTTGAAGATCTTCCAGCGCCCGGGAGAAGCCGCGTATAA
- a CDS encoding VirB4-like conjugal transfer ATPase, CD1110 family — protein sequence MIKTLKRTMKQDKERFVIPKSVQQAIPIRVIWLDGIFAVGNKFSKSFRFADINYAVASREDKETMFLSYSELLNSFDSGATTKITIHNRRLNQADVERSVFIPLQHDELDAYRQEYNDMLLGKATGGNTNGTIQEKYITISVFKKNVDEARHYFARVGTELTAHFSRLGSKCTELDATDRLRILHDFFRIGEEADFRFDMQEMMRKGHDFKDYICPDTFEFAKDHFRMGHYYGRVIFLRDYASYIKDSMVAELCDLNRNLLLSLDVIPIPTDEAVREVENRLLGVETNITNWQRRQNRNNNFSAVVPYDMEQQRKESKEFLSDLTTRDQRMMFGLLTMVHVADSKEQLDSDTETLLTTARKHLCQFSTLSYQQMEGLNTVLPYGLRKVHALRTLTTESTAVFIPFRAQEIMHPDGIYYGQNVISKNMIVANRKQLLNGNSFILGVSGSGKSFTAKREIVNQILASDDDIILIDPEREYSALVNALGGETIHISATSPNHINAMDMNRDYGDGANPIILKSEFVLSLCEQLIGGHQLGAKEKSLIDRCTAAVYRKYLQSNYKGQPPTLQDFRAELLKQAEPESQDIALAIELFTSGSLNTFAKPTNVNVHNRLICYDILDLGKQLLPMGMLVVLDNILNRISQNRARGKNTFIFIDEIYLLFQHEYSANFLFTLWKRVRKYGAFCTGITQNVDDLLQSHTARTMLANSEFIVMLNQASTDRMELAELLNISDPQLSYITNVDAGNGLMKVGSSLVPFTDKFPPHTKLYSLMTTKPGE from the coding sequence ATGATTAAGACGCTCAAGCGCACCATGAAGCAGGACAAGGAACGATTCGTTATCCCGAAAAGCGTGCAACAAGCGATCCCGATTCGCGTCATCTGGCTGGACGGGATTTTTGCTGTCGGTAACAAATTCTCGAAGTCGTTCCGTTTCGCGGACATCAACTACGCTGTCGCATCGCGAGAGGACAAGGAGACGATGTTCCTCTCCTACTCCGAACTGCTCAATTCGTTTGACAGCGGCGCGACGACGAAGATTACGATTCACAATCGTCGGCTTAATCAGGCAGATGTGGAACGTTCTGTTTTCATTCCGCTCCAGCACGACGAGCTGGATGCGTATCGGCAAGAGTACAACGATATGTTACTGGGCAAAGCGACAGGCGGCAACACCAATGGAACGATTCAAGAGAAATACATCACCATTTCCGTCTTTAAAAAGAACGTGGATGAAGCCCGCCATTACTTCGCGCGGGTCGGCACGGAGTTGACTGCGCATTTCTCCCGTCTCGGTTCGAAATGTACCGAACTTGATGCGACTGACCGCCTGCGTATTCTGCATGACTTCTTTCGGATTGGCGAGGAAGCCGATTTTCGATTTGACATGCAGGAGATGATGCGCAAAGGGCACGACTTCAAAGATTATATTTGCCCGGACACGTTCGAGTTTGCAAAAGATCATTTTCGGATGGGCCATTACTACGGTCGGGTCATCTTTCTCCGCGATTACGCCAGCTACATCAAGGACAGCATGGTAGCCGAACTGTGCGACTTGAACCGCAACTTGCTGCTGTCGCTTGATGTCATCCCGATCCCGACTGATGAAGCTGTCCGCGAGGTGGAAAACCGCCTGCTCGGCGTGGAGACGAACATTACAAATTGGCAGCGGCGGCAAAATCGCAACAACAACTTTTCTGCTGTCGTCCCTTACGACATGGAGCAGCAGCGCAAAGAGAGCAAAGAATTTCTCAGCGACCTGACCACGCGCGACCAGCGGATGATGTTCGGACTACTTACGATGGTGCATGTCGCGGACAGTAAAGAACAACTCGATAGCGATACGGAGACATTGCTCACTACGGCCCGCAAGCATTTGTGCCAGTTTTCCACGCTCTCTTATCAGCAAATGGAAGGTCTGAATACGGTGCTGCCGTATGGGTTGCGAAAGGTTCATGCTTTGCGGACGCTCACGACCGAAAGTACGGCTGTCTTTATCCCGTTTCGGGCGCAGGAGATCATGCATCCAGACGGCATTTATTACGGGCAAAACGTCATCAGCAAAAATATGATCGTCGCCAATCGAAAGCAACTGCTGAACGGAAATAGTTTTATCCTTGGCGTATCCGGTTCCGGCAAGAGCTTCACCGCGAAGCGAGAAATCGTCAACCAGATACTGGCGAGCGATGACGACATCATCCTGATCGATCCGGAACGCGAGTATTCGGCGCTGGTGAATGCGCTGGGCGGCGAGACGATTCATATCTCAGCGACTTCGCCGAACCATATCAATGCGATGGATATGAACCGGGATTATGGCGACGGAGCCAATCCAATCATTCTTAAATCGGAATTCGTCCTATCGTTGTGCGAGCAGTTGATCGGAGGACATCAGCTTGGAGCCAAGGAGAAGTCGCTCATCGACCGCTGTACCGCTGCTGTGTACCGCAAGTATTTGCAGAGCAACTATAAGGGACAGCCGCCGACATTGCAGGATTTTCGCGCGGAACTGCTCAAGCAAGCAGAACCGGAGTCGCAGGACATCGCGCTAGCCATCGAACTGTTTACCTCTGGCAGTTTGAATACGTTCGCCAAGCCGACTAACGTCAATGTTCATAATCGGCTCATTTGCTACGATATTCTTGATCTTGGCAAACAGCTTCTTCCGATGGGCATGCTGGTGGTACTGGATAACATCCTGAATCGGATTTCGCAAAATCGTGCGAGAGGCAAAAATACGTTCATTTTCATCGACGAAATTTATCTATTGTTTCAACATGAATACAGCGCCAACTTTCTGTTCACGCTCTGGAAGCGAGTCCGAAAATATGGCGCTTTTTGTACGGGGATTACACAAAATGTGGACGACCTGCTGCAAAGTCATACGGCCCGCACCATGCTTGCGAATAGTGAATTTATTGTCATGCTGAATCAGGCCAGCACCGACCGGATGGAACTTGCAGAGCTTCTCAATATTTCCGACCCGCAACTCTCCTATATCACTAATGTTGACGCCGGGAATGGTCTGATGAAGGTCGGCAGTTCCCTTGTGCCATTTACTGACAAGTTTCCGCCACACACAAAATTGTATAGCTTAATGACAACGAAGCCTGGGGAGTAA
- a CDS encoding PrgI family protein: protein MEVKINREIRDYTESLFFGLSLRQFFFSVLAVAAAIGLYFGLRSHFGLETLSWMCILGAAPCAALGFIRYHGMTAEQLLWAYVKSEFLMPRRLVFRSTNMYYEALKGRLHKHEQERMKRND from the coding sequence ATGGAAGTGAAAATTAACCGGGAAATCCGGGACTATACGGAAAGCTTGTTCTTCGGACTGTCCTTGCGGCAGTTCTTTTTTTCTGTTCTGGCGGTCGCCGCGGCGATTGGACTGTACTTCGGGCTGCGCAGTCATTTCGGGCTGGAAACGCTCAGTTGGATGTGCATTTTGGGAGCGGCCCCTTGTGCCGCGCTCGGATTTATCCGCTATCACGGTATGACGGCGGAGCAACTATTGTGGGCATATGTGAAGTCGGAGTTCCTGATGCCAAGGCGGCTCGTTTTCCGCTCGACCAACATGTACTACGAAGCGCTGAAAGGAAGACTGCACAAGCACGAGCAAGAAAGGATGAAGCGCAATGATTAA
- a CDS encoding cupin domain-containing protein, whose protein sequence is MKKMNALPLPQAFVSPSYPYYPWQPYQPYRFHTYYVMGYPPLYPSYYSYERFGSLHGQVIKDHGREPFVVNIDQVTKQNNTYRTALWTGEHFQVTVMSIPVGGDIGLEVHPATDQFIRIEEGQALVQMGDSKDSLDFVATAFDDYAIMIPAGKWHNLTNTGDKSLKVYVIYAPPEHPFGTIHAAKADAMASHDHLR, encoded by the coding sequence ATGAAAAAGATGAATGCTTTACCTTTGCCTCAAGCCTTCGTAAGCCCATCGTATCCTTATTACCCTTGGCAACCCTATCAGCCTTATCGATTTCACACATATTACGTTATGGGTTACCCGCCATTGTATCCGTCCTACTATAGCTATGAGCGGTTTGGTTCGTTGCATGGTCAGGTAATTAAGGACCACGGAAGAGAGCCGTTTGTAGTCAACATCGATCAAGTAACGAAACAGAACAACACGTACCGTACCGCTTTGTGGACAGGGGAACATTTCCAAGTCACCGTGATGAGCATTCCAGTTGGGGGAGACATAGGTTTAGAGGTACATCCTGCTACGGACCAATTCATTCGAATCGAAGAGGGGCAAGCACTCGTTCAAATGGGGGATTCCAAAGATAGTTTAGATTTCGTAGCAACTGCTTTTGATGATTATGCAATTATGATCCCTGCCGGAAAGTGGCATAATCTAACTAATACCGGAGATAAGTCGTTAAAAGTTTACGTCATTTATGCGCCCCCGGAGCATCCGTTTGGTACCATTCATGCAGCGAAAGCGGACGCAATGGCGTCCCATGATCATCTACGTTAG
- a CDS encoding helix-turn-helix domain-containing protein, whose product MKHRKEPPGDKNIIGTRVVALRKAKKMKQKEFLARLQTVGLDISPTSLSRLEGQYRLVQDYEVVAIAKALDVSVRELLGEASE is encoded by the coding sequence ATGAAGCATCGTAAAGAACCGCCGGGCGACAAAAATATAATCGGAACCCGTGTCGTCGCCCTTCGCAAAGCGAAGAAGATGAAACAGAAAGAATTTCTCGCCAGATTGCAAACGGTGGGGCTCGATATCAGCCCGACCAGTCTGTCACGGCTGGAAGGGCAATACCGACTTGTCCAAGATTACGAAGTCGTGGCGATCGCCAAAGCGCTGGACGTGTCTGTGCGAGAACTGCTGGGCGAAGCGTCGGAATAA
- a CDS encoding Ger(x)C family spore germination protein produces MKAILILVAGASLLLTTGCWGSLEIQTIHYVTAIGADYKDGEFVLYAQMLDFSDAAKLEGQAKTKKPTVYVGKAAGKSAWDAANKLQASAQQQLFWEQVSTIIVTENVLKADKHLEFLEFTNRYKEIRYNTWIFSTKENIEDIFKAQTFFKFSPLYTLLHEPKEQYRQNSSISPVRLYQFIRSLKDKARSSYLPSLTFNAAFWRENGKNMKLLEIDGADLFQTKRWNGWISRTDLTGWQWVNPKTQSYPVALLADDDISAVMLFKKPRIHIRPQAKWDKAYFDMTITLDAYLVELREAMTENELMERYTKLLEGQILHVFREGIRIHTDVLNLGDTLYRSNPRVWQQMADDHSFVLHNDAIRHLKINIHFNDTGEYKFVPQKQKDEDK; encoded by the coding sequence ATGAAGGCGATTTTAATCTTGGTCGCGGGAGCGAGCTTGCTTCTGACGACAGGATGCTGGGGCTCGTTAGAAATCCAAACGATCCATTATGTTACGGCTATTGGAGCCGACTACAAGGATGGAGAGTTTGTTCTTTATGCTCAGATGTTAGACTTTTCGGATGCAGCCAAATTGGAAGGGCAGGCAAAAACAAAAAAACCAACCGTATATGTGGGGAAAGCGGCGGGGAAAAGCGCTTGGGATGCGGCCAACAAACTGCAAGCTTCAGCTCAACAACAGCTTTTTTGGGAACAGGTATCGACGATCATTGTTACCGAAAATGTATTGAAGGCAGACAAACATCTGGAATTTCTGGAGTTTACGAATCGCTATAAAGAAATACGGTACAATACATGGATATTCAGCACAAAAGAAAATATCGAAGATATCTTCAAAGCCCAAACCTTTTTCAAATTTTCTCCGCTTTACACCCTGTTGCATGAACCGAAAGAACAGTATCGCCAAAACTCCTCGATTTCCCCCGTCCGCTTGTATCAATTTATACGTTCATTAAAAGATAAGGCCAGGTCAAGTTATTTGCCGTCATTGACATTTAACGCCGCTTTTTGGAGAGAGAACGGTAAAAACATGAAGCTTTTGGAAATTGATGGCGCGGATCTGTTCCAAACGAAACGATGGAACGGCTGGATCAGTCGAACCGATCTGACGGGCTGGCAATGGGTGAATCCAAAGACGCAAAGCTATCCCGTCGCTTTATTGGCCGACGATGATATATCGGCCGTCATGCTGTTTAAAAAACCGCGCATCCATATTCGACCTCAGGCGAAATGGGACAAAGCCTATTTTGACATGACGATTACATTGGACGCGTATCTTGTCGAACTGCGCGAAGCCATGACGGAAAATGAGTTGATGGAACGATATACAAAACTTTTGGAAGGTCAAATCCTTCATGTTTTTCGCGAAGGTATCCGCATCCATACCGACGTGTTGAACCTGGGAGATACCCTGTATCGATCCAATCCGCGTGTATGGCAACAGATGGCCGATGACCATTCATTCGTTCTTCATAATGACGCAATTCGTCATTTGAAAATCAATATTCATTTCAATGATACGGGCGAATATAAGTTTGTGCCGCAAAAACAAAAAGATGAGGATAAATAA
- a CDS encoding glutamyl-tRNA amidotransferase: MKRLLALYVMLILTGTVFISTAYAEGDPMTTINNLSTFIFGLIRAIGMIILGFGIVQIGLSLKSHDPSQRANGFLTLAGGVIITFTKEILTLIAG; the protein is encoded by the coding sequence ATGAAACGGCTGCTGGCCCTGTACGTCATGCTGATCTTAACGGGAACCGTATTCATCTCTACCGCTTATGCAGAGGGCGATCCGATGACGACAATCAACAACCTATCCACCTTCATATTCGGTTTAATCCGTGCGATCGGCATGATTATTCTCGGTTTTGGCATTGTTCAGATTGGGTTGTCGCTAAAGTCTCATGACCCGTCCCAGCGTGCAAACGGGTTTCTGACGCTCGCTGGAGGGGTCATTATTACGTTTACGAAGGAAATTCTTACCCTGATTGCCGGATGA
- a CDS encoding chromate transporter has product MSESSLEKGVPQEETTPYTLWQLVLYFLKLGTIGFGGPVALVGYMFRDLVERRKWISNNDYKDGLALSQLAPGPLAAQLGFYLGYVHYGVLGATLVGLAFVLPSFLMVVALGWAYQAFGGLAWMQAVFYAVGSSVIGIIAFSAYKLTNKSVGKDKLLWAIFVIVAAYTVWTESEEILMFIGAGLLYWFIKSPPKWVNKTNASIAALASDPVGQVAAAAVASDSSTLWNILFFFAKAGAFVFGSGLAIVPFLYSGVVKEHQWLTDNQFLDAVAVAMITPGPVVITTGFIGYLIAGFSGASIAALATFLPAYLLTIIPAPFFKKYGKRPGIAHFVTGVTAAATGAITGAVIVLGKRSIVDIPTLFFAVAALLLLWRVKKVSEPVIVLGAAILGLIVYPLMH; this is encoded by the coding sequence ATGTCAGAATCGTCTTTGGAGAAAGGAGTACCACAAGAGGAAACAACCCCGTATACGCTTTGGCAGTTGGTATTGTATTTTCTGAAGCTGGGAACCATCGGTTTTGGCGGACCGGTTGCGCTCGTCGGGTATATGTTTCGCGATCTCGTTGAAAGGCGAAAATGGATATCGAACAATGATTATAAAGATGGACTCGCTCTTTCACAGCTTGCTCCCGGTCCTCTGGCCGCACAACTCGGGTTTTATCTTGGGTACGTTCATTACGGGGTATTAGGTGCGACTTTGGTCGGGCTCGCGTTTGTGCTGCCGTCTTTTCTGATGGTTGTCGCTCTTGGCTGGGCGTATCAGGCTTTTGGGGGATTGGCCTGGATGCAGGCTGTATTTTATGCGGTAGGCTCCAGCGTCATTGGGATTATTGCTTTTAGTGCGTATAAACTTACGAACAAGTCAGTCGGCAAGGATAAGCTGTTGTGGGCGATCTTTGTTATTGTGGCCGCATACACGGTTTGGACGGAATCGGAAGAGATTCTCATGTTCATCGGTGCCGGGTTGCTCTATTGGTTCATAAAATCGCCTCCGAAATGGGTCAACAAAACGAACGCATCCATTGCAGCCTTAGCATCAGATCCGGTTGGTCAAGTCGCCGCAGCAGCCGTGGCATCGGACTCGAGCACGCTATGGAATATACTCTTCTTCTTTGCGAAGGCGGGTGCATTCGTATTCGGCAGTGGACTGGCGATCGTGCCGTTCTTGTATTCCGGTGTCGTGAAGGAGCATCAATGGCTTACCGATAATCAGTTCCTTGATGCGGTGGCTGTGGCCATGATCACCCCGGGACCGGTTGTCATTACGACGGGTTTTATCGGTTATCTCATTGCAGGTTTCTCAGGCGCGTCTATCGCCGCGCTAGCAACGTTCCTTCCGGCGTACTTGCTGACGATCATCCCGGCTCCATTTTTCAAAAAATACGGAAAACGACCGGGAATCGCCCATTTTGTCACCGGCGTAACGGCAGCAGCGACTGGGGCCATTACGGGTGCTGTCATCGTACTTGGCAAACGTTCTATTGTAGACATTCCCACATTATTTTTCGCTGTGGCAGCGTTACTCCTTTTATGGCGGGTGAAAAAGGTATCCGAACCGGTCATTGTCCTAGGCGCGGCGATTCTTGGTTTAATCGTGTATCCACTTATGCATTGA